One Rhodobacteraceae bacterium M385 genomic region harbors:
- a CDS encoding sulfite exporter TauE/SafE family protein translates to MPELAEFLPMLALILAIGALAGVIAGLLGVGGGIVLVPAFFFAFEGLGYGPDGLMQICLATSLATIVVTSVRSVMGHHKRGAVDWDILKAWGPGIVVGAALGVVAASGLRNEVLMAIFGVLGLAVGLYMAFGRAEWRLGAQMPGRAGTIATSPIIGFLSVLMGIGGGSFGVPMMTLYGVPIHRAVATAAGFGVIIAVPAVIGFLLTPGEAAGRPPFTVGQVNIVAFVAVVAMTLITAPLGVKLAHAMDPKPLKRVFAVFIMVMALNMLRKALGF, encoded by the coding sequence ATGCCGGAACTTGCTGAATTTTTGCCAATGTTGGCGCTGATCCTGGCGATTGGTGCTTTGGCCGGTGTGATCGCGGGCCTTTTGGGGGTTGGCGGCGGCATCGTGCTGGTGCCAGCGTTCTTCTTCGCGTTTGAGGGGCTTGGCTATGGTCCCGATGGGTTGATGCAGATTTGTTTGGCGACGTCATTGGCGACAATCGTGGTGACATCGGTGCGTTCGGTCATGGGCCATCACAAGCGCGGCGCGGTGGATTGGGACATTCTGAAAGCATGGGGCCCCGGCATTGTTGTGGGGGCCGCATTGGGCGTTGTGGCGGCCAGCGGGCTGCGCAACGAGGTTCTGATGGCGATCTTCGGTGTGCTTGGGTTGGCGGTCGGGCTGTATATGGCGTTTGGCCGGGCCGAGTGGCGCTTGGGCGCGCAGATGCCGGGCCGGGCGGGGACGATTGCGACATCGCCGATCATTGGGTTTTTGTCTGTGCTGATGGGGATCGGTGGCGGGTCGTTCGGGGTGCCGATGATGACGCTTTACGGTGTGCCAATCCACCGGGCGGTGGCCACGGCGGCGGGCTTTGGGGTGATTATCGCGGTGCCTGCGGTTATTGGCTTTCTGCTGACACCCGGAGAGGCAGCGGGGCGTCCACCGTTCACCGTTGGGCAGGTCAACATCGTGGCCTTCGTGGCGGTCGTGGCTATGACGCTGATCACCGCGCCTTTGGGCGTAAAGCTGGCCCATGCGATGGACCCCAAGCCCCTTAAGCGGGTGTTTGCGGTTTTCATCATGGTGATGGCCTTGAACATGCTGCGCAAGGCGCTTGGGTTCTAG
- a CDS encoding DUF1289 domain-containing protein, with the protein MSDKVWKRDEVQSPCVNICVIHREARLCTGCLRTIDEITQWSRLTDEARAEVIAALPARQSKLSVRRGGRAARLARDAGTS; encoded by the coding sequence ATGAGCGACAAGGTATGGAAACGCGACGAGGTGCAATCGCCCTGCGTCAATATCTGCGTGATCCACCGCGAGGCGCGGCTTTGCACCGGCTGCCTGCGCACCATCGACGAAATCACCCAATGGAGCCGCCTTACCGATGAGGCTCGCGCCGAAGTAATCGCCGCCCTACCCGCGCGTCAGTCCAAACTCTCGGTGCGCCGGGGCGGCCGTGCCGCCCGACTGGCCAGAGACGCCGGGACGTCCTAG
- the ruvX gene encoding Holliday junction resolvase RuvX: protein MIYPELADLAPLLPPMRGLMGLDLGTKTIGVALSDRLLTSASALETVKRKKFGVDADALAVLIAKHEVCGIVLGLPRNMDGSEGPRAQATRAFALNLSRRPDFADLPITFWDERLSTVAAERALIEADTTRKRRSEVIDAVAASYILQGALDRMRHLRAGI, encoded by the coding sequence ATGATTTACCCCGAGCTTGCTGACCTCGCCCCGCTCTTGCCGCCGATGCGCGGGCTCATGGGCCTTGATCTGGGAACCAAGACCATCGGCGTCGCGCTTTCCGATCGCCTGCTAACCTCCGCCAGCGCCCTGGAAACCGTGAAACGCAAAAAGTTCGGCGTGGATGCCGATGCCTTGGCAGTGCTGATCGCCAAGCACGAGGTGTGCGGCATCGTTCTGGGCCTGCCCCGCAACATGGACGGATCTGAAGGCCCAAGGGCGCAGGCCACCCGCGCGTTTGCCCTCAACCTGTCTCGCCGCCCCGATTTTGCCGATCTGCCAATCACCTTCTGGGATGAACGCCTGAGCACAGTGGCCGCTGAACGCGCCTTGATCGAGGCGGATACGACCCGCAAGCGTCGCTCTGAGGTGATCGACGCCGTGGCTGCCAGCTATATCCTGCAAGGGGCGCTGGATCGCATGCGTCACCTGAGGGCCGGGATATGA
- the ccmI gene encoding c-type cytochrome biogenesis protein CcmI, with protein MAFWIAAGFISLGVAAIVFLAARRPAQVQSPTAAYDLKIYRDQLTELDRDLARGTLSEDEATRARTEVSRRILDADRALQDAGAGTREGGLGTVPIVGGLVAVVAGAGLLYAEIGAPGYPDMPLQPRIAMIEQARENRPSQTAAEQQAPTAPLPDADPDRVALVTQLRQVMAERPDDAQGMTLLAANEAMLGNFTAAHTAQTQLIALLGDEATGRHYIDLAEMMIFAAGGYVSPEAEQALRQGLALEPSDGTGRYYAGEMYAQQGRPDLALPIWSSLLANSRPQAPWVRPIRQQIEAVAFAAGVDLDPALLAPAPASSGPTANDIAAMEDLSPEDQQAMIASMVESLATRLGTEGGPPEDWARLITAYGVLGRVNAAQIVHDDAQVTFADAPEALAMIDAAFRAAMARIGSE; from the coding sequence ATGGCGTTTTGGATTGCAGCGGGCTTCATCAGCTTGGGGGTGGCGGCCATCGTCTTTTTGGCCGCGCGACGCCCTGCGCAGGTGCAATCCCCCACCGCCGCCTATGACCTGAAGATCTACCGCGACCAGTTGACCGAATTGGACCGTGATCTGGCCCGTGGCACCCTGTCCGAGGATGAAGCCACCCGCGCCCGCACCGAAGTCAGCCGTCGCATTCTGGACGCGGACCGCGCGTTGCAGGACGCAGGCGCCGGGACACGCGAAGGCGGGCTTGGCACCGTCCCAATTGTCGGCGGCTTAGTCGCCGTGGTCGCAGGCGCCGGGCTGCTCTACGCGGAAATCGGCGCGCCGGGCTACCCTGACATGCCCCTGCAACCGCGCATCGCGATGATCGAACAGGCCCGCGAGAACCGCCCCTCCCAGACCGCTGCCGAACAACAGGCCCCCACAGCGCCGCTCCCCGACGCAGACCCCGACCGCGTGGCGCTGGTCACTCAATTGCGCCAGGTCATGGCCGAGCGCCCCGATGACGCCCAAGGCATGACCCTTCTGGCCGCGAACGAGGCGATGTTGGGCAATTTCACCGCCGCCCATACCGCCCAAACTCAATTGATCGCGCTTCTGGGCGACGAGGCCACGGGCCGTCACTACATTGATCTGGCCGAGATGATGATCTTCGCCGCCGGCGGCTATGTTTCCCCCGAGGCCGAGCAAGCCCTGCGCCAAGGGCTGGCGCTGGAACCCAGTGACGGCACCGGCCGCTACTACGCCGGAGAGATGTACGCCCAACAAGGTCGCCCCGATCTGGCCCTGCCGATCTGGTCCTCTCTTCTGGCCAATTCACGGCCTCAGGCCCCCTGGGTGCGCCCGATCCGGCAACAGATAGAGGCCGTGGCCTTTGCCGCTGGCGTCGATCTGGACCCTGCCCTTTTGGCCCCTGCTCCGGCCTCTAGCGGCCCGACTGCCAATGACATCGCCGCCATGGAAGACCTCTCGCCCGAGGATCAGCAAGCGATGATCGCCTCGATGGTTGAAAGCCTTGCGACGCGCTTGGGAACCGAGGGCGGCCCGCCAGAAGATTGGGCCCGCCTTATCACTGCCTACGGCGTCTTGGGCCGGGTGAACGCGGCGCAAATCGTCCATGACGACGCGCAAGTGACCTTCGCCGACGCGCCCGAGGCGCTGGCAATGATCGACGCCGCGTTCCGCGCAGCCATGGCCCGGATCGGTTCCGAATGA
- a CDS encoding sarcosine oxidase subunit beta family protein, with amino-acid sequence MRKYSAFAIAKEAFRHHAGWERAWRSPKPKAAYDVVIVGAGGHGLATAYYLGKNFGITNVAVIEKGWLGGGNTGRNTTIIRSNYLQDPSAAIYEKARSLYETLSQDLNYNVMFSPRGVIMLAQTHHEVRGYLRTAQANALQGVETRFIDKHEVKKLVPIMNIDGPRYPVLGGLWQPRGGTARHDAVAWGYARACSDMGMDIIQQTEVTGVRVEGGAVAGVETSQGFIGCKKLGGVVAGHSSVLAEMAGFRLPMESVALQALVSEPIKPCMDVVVMANTVHGYLSQSDKGEMVIGGGTDGHNNYTQRGSFHHVEETVRSLIETFPMLSRLKMLRQWGGIVDVTGDRSPILSKTPVEGMFMNCGWGTGGFKAIPGSGWGFAELIAKGHSPLTAEFGMERFREGRFIDESVAAGVAH; translated from the coding sequence ATGCGTAAATATTCCGCCTTTGCCATCGCCAAAGAAGCCTTTCGCCACCACGCCGGGTGGGAGCGTGCCTGGCGTTCGCCCAAGCCCAAGGCCGCTTATGATGTGGTGATCGTGGGCGCGGGCGGCCACGGCTTGGCGACGGCCTATTACCTTGGCAAGAACTTCGGCATCACCAATGTCGCGGTGATCGAGAAAGGCTGGCTTGGCGGCGGCAACACCGGGCGCAATACAACGATTATCCGGTCCAACTACCTGCAAGATCCGTCTGCCGCGATTTACGAAAAGGCCCGGTCGCTCTATGAAACATTGAGCCAGGACCTGAACTACAACGTTATGTTCAGCCCCCGTGGCGTGATTATGCTGGCCCAGACCCACCATGAGGTGCGCGGTTATCTGCGCACGGCGCAGGCCAATGCCCTGCAGGGGGTAGAGACGCGCTTCATCGACAAGCATGAAGTGAAGAAGCTCGTGCCGATCATGAACATCGACGGACCTCGTTACCCCGTGTTGGGCGGCCTCTGGCAGCCGCGCGGCGGTACGGCACGCCACGATGCGGTGGCTTGGGGCTATGCGCGGGCGTGCTCGGACATGGGGATGGACATCATCCAGCAGACGGAGGTGACAGGCGTCCGGGTTGAGGGCGGCGCGGTTGCGGGGGTGGAGACCTCTCAAGGGTTTATTGGCTGCAAGAAGCTCGGCGGCGTTGTGGCGGGGCACTCAAGCGTGCTGGCCGAAATGGCGGGGTTCCGGTTGCCGATGGAATCCGTGGCGCTTCAGGCGCTGGTGTCCGAGCCGATCAAGCCTTGCATGGATGTGGTCGTGATGGCCAACACGGTGCACGGCTACCTGTCCCAGTCCGACAAGGGCGAGATGGTGATCGGCGGCGGCACCGACGGGCACAACAATTACACCCAACGCGGGTCGTTCCACCATGTGGAGGAAACCGTGCGGTCACTGATTGAAACCTTCCCGATGTTGTCGCGCCTGAAGATGCTGCGGCAGTGGGGCGGGATCGTGGATGTGACGGGCGACCGCTCTCCTATCCTGTCGAAGACGCCGGTGGAGGGGATGTTCATGAACTGCGGCTGGGGCACGGGCGGCTTCAAGGCTATCCCCGGTTCTGGCTGGGGCTTTGCAGAGTTGATCGCCAAGGGCCATTCGCCCCTGACCGCTGAATTCGGGATGGAACGTTTCCGCGAGGGGCGTTTTATCGACGAAAGCGTTGCGGCGGGCGTGGCCCATTGA
- a CDS encoding sarcosine oxidase subunit delta codes for MLTLTCPVCGVAACETELTPGGEAHLKRFGPGSSDDQFEEYMFMRPNTKGVHFERWRHAAGCGKWFLAARDTATLEVFGTYAAQTLAPPADLIAKIQSKRPGWSFPQ; via the coding sequence ATGCTGACCCTCACCTGTCCTGTCTGCGGCGTGGCCGCCTGCGAAACCGAGCTTACCCCGGGCGGTGAAGCGCATCTGAAGCGCTTCGGGCCCGGTTCCTCCGATGACCAGTTCGAGGAATATATGTTCATGCGCCCCAACACCAAGGGCGTGCATTTTGAACGGTGGCGCCATGCGGCGGGTTGCGGCAAGTGGTTCCTTGCCGCCCGTGATACCGCCACGCTGGAGGTCTTCGGCACCTATGCCGCCCAGACTCTTGCGCCGCCTGCTGATCTGATCGCCAAAATTCAAAGCAAACGCCCCGGTTGGAGCTTCCCCCAATGA